In Deltaproteobacteria bacterium, the genomic window CACCGCCAATGAGACTGACGGTGAGGGGCACTGTTCCCTGCTAAGCGACTGTTGCCAATTTCTGTACGAGCTCGGCGACTTTAGCCTTGAGGGCCTCTACGGACTCCGATTCGACGTCTTCCAGCGCATCCTTGTTGCTAAGGATGTTATCCAGTTTCCTGATGAGCCCCTGGATTTTGTCGGGATCGACCTCAGGACGAGGTGCATTGCCGTCGTTATCGACGAAAACACTGAGGCGGGATTTAAGCCTGGCCTCGTCGCCACTGAACTTGTTCAGGTCATCAAAGTGAGCCCTCTTGAGCTCTCCGCACTCCCGGGTGAACTCCTCAAGCAAGGCCGGGGAGATGACGAGACCTTCGTGCTTGGCGCGACGGGAGTTGATCAACACATCCACTTCGTACTTAAAGGCTTCAACATTGGGCGTGCCCGTATCCTCAGGCAGATTGACACCGTGCTTGACCAAGTAAGCCTGAATCGGCGTTTCGCCGTCCCAAGCCTTTTTCTTCTTCTTGCCCTTACCAGCGTCCTTTTCGATGACCGCGAGAAGGCTGACGGACCGCTTTTTGCCAAGACAACGCATGTCGTAGATATCGGCATACTTTAGCATCCGATAGTAATCCTTCAACGAGCGCATACCGATTTGAGGCAGAGCCTCCGCGACGCGCTTCGTGAAGTCCAAGCCACCCTCTTTACAGTAGACTTCAAGCGTCTGTACCGCCTTCGTCTGGTCTAACCGAAGGATCATCATCCCGCTCTCGGACAGGATATCGGCGCGCTGGATTTCAGCGCAAAAGCCCAGGAATTTACTTTTTGCATCCTCCAAGGCCTTTTCAGGGCCGTGGAGGGCGATCATGGCCTTTGCATTCGTGCTATTGAACTCTGCCATTCTTAAACGAAGGGCGGCCATGCTCGGAACCTGCGGAGCATCTTCGATGGATGATGAAGATACCTCTATAAATGCGGTCGAGTCAGATCCGAAACGGTAGAAGCGATTGTCGTTGTTCGGGAAATTGCGTTTTTTAACGCCATTTTTCCCCGAAAATGCACCGCAGTGCATTTTTGAGCCTGCCCCCTTATCATTATGGGGCAAAACGAGGTTTTTTTCCCTTTTCCTGGAGGGGGCGAACCGCATTGTCGCAGTCAGCGACCCCTTCGCCTGAGCTGATAGCCTCGTCGGCCATGCTCGGCATTGTTTCACTGCCAGGGGCGGCATCTGAATCGATGACTTCGCCCATGGCGATAGAGTGCTTATCTTCCATCTGGTATTTCTCCTTTGTCCAGAGCCCCTGTCGGGCCTGGACGTTTTTTCGTTTTCTCAAAGCGCTGTTTGCCGTATGCTGCCTATATAAAGGTGTCCCGGTGCCGACTCCCCTTGTCCATTGCCAATGGTGGTGTGGGGTCGCCTAGGGCACCTTTTTATATGGGCGGCGCTCTTGAGGTGGTCATATCCGCCTCCTTTCAGGGTTTAGGTTTGGACATAAAAAAAGGGCACCCCGCGTTTGGCGGGAGCCCTTTTGACGAAAAAAAGAAAGGGGCCGAAATGGCCCCTTTCCCTATTACCGCACATATGCGATTGTACAGTCGAGACTGCGCAAAAAAGCGTTAAATGTTAGAAGAACTCGTCATACTTTCATTATGTTGCCGAAAACATTGGATATTTAGCTGATCCGGCCTTCGGCACCAGTTTAATGAAAAAAAGGGCGATTCCGGGTTGTTGCCGGAGTCGCCCTTTTTCATTTGAAAATTGTTTAATGGCTTCGGTACGCATCGGCATGGCCTTGCACTGCGATTTTTCCAGACAGGCCCCCAAGGCCGTTACCCTTGACAACGCCTCTCCGGTCACGGGCTCTACTTGTCCTGTGGCCGGAAACCGTCATGGCAGCCCGTACCGAAATCCTTCTTCCCTTCCATACCGAATAGCCGCAAACCGGTCTTTCTCCCCCCCAATTTTTGGGAAAACGAAAAATGGAAATAAATTGAGCTCCAGGTAAGAATATCGCGGGCGAAGGCCCTACGATTTTTCCTTAGGGCACGAAGACCCTGTCCTCTCCGAAACGGCGGCAATCCGAGCATCCCGGGCAAAAGCCACGCATGAGTGAAGGCTTGATAAAAAACGGGCTTTTCTTTAATGACCGGGAGTGGTAAATCAATAGCCCTTGAAATCCTTTAAGGCCCGGCCACGCCGGAGCGGATTTCCTGAAACGGAGTAATTTACGAAAGGCCCGTGGCCTTCAGAAATACGGGAGCAGGGAAGAATCACATGCGTCGCCCGCAGTTGCTTGGCTTACATGAAGAAGTGTTCGTTAAAACATTTCATGCCGACTTTGGCCGCCGGGGAGGATTCGTCCGCCTTGAAAGCGGGCCGATTTCCGCCCTCTCAGGCATTGACCTTGTGGATTGGATCAGCCGCCTCGATACGCCTGAACATTTCTATTTCTCCGGCAAGGAGGGCGACTACGAGGCCGCAGGAGCCGGATGCTGCGAGGTTTTGCAGGATTGCCTGATTGAAGAGGCCGAGGCGCGGCTCGTAGAGCTCTGGAAAACCTTCCCCGAGGTCATCGTTTTTTCCGGAATGTCCTTTTTCGGAGACGGCCCCTCTCCCGGCGAATGGGACGGGTTCGGGGCTCTCAGGCTGACAGTACCGCTTCTGGAGATTACAAGAAGAAACGGGGAAACCCGGCTTGCAGCAAATGGCCTTTCAATGGCTGGCGAAGCCCCGGAAAGCGCCGTAAAAAGGCTTAAGGAGAGGCTGGCTGTCCTCAGGGAGTTCGATTCCAGGGACGCACCCTCCGGTTTTCCCGGCACGGTTTTCGCGGACGAGGTTCCCGGAAGGCCGGGATGGGATAAGATGATGGCCCGGACCCTGAATGAAATCAGGTCCGGCAACATCGACAAGGCCGTTCTTTCTCGTAAACGGGTGCTCGTGGCCGAACGAGCCTGGCCGGTTTTCGGGATCATGGGAAGCCTTAAAGCGGTGCGCGACAAGTCCTTCGTGTTCCTGTACAAGATTTCAAGGGAAAAAGCCTTCCTGGGAAGAAGCCCTGAGAGGCTCCTGAAGGTTTCCGGAAGAGCCATAAGCGTCGACGCCGTTGCGGGCACAAGACCCAGGGGGGCTACTCCCGCCGCCGACAGGGCCTTTGCGCGGGAGCTTCTGGAATCCATGAAGGAGCTTTCCGAGCACAGGATCGTTTCCGGCTGCATAAGGGAGCAGATGGAAAAGATCACCGTAAACCCGACGATTTCGGACACCGAAAGCCTGCTTGCGCTGGAAAACGTTCAGCACATCATAACAAGGCACTCCGGAACCCTCAAAAACGGGCGCAGCGTGCTGAACACGCTCAGGTGCTTCCATCCCACCCCGGCGGTGGGAGGCTACCCGTCTTTAAAGGCCCTTTCCCTGCTCTTTGAGAACGAACCCCACGAGCGGGGCTGGTTTGCAGCGCCCATAGGCTGGATGAACGGCCACGATGCCGATTTCGCAGTGGGGATAAGAAGCGCCCTGGTGGCCGGAAACGCCCTTCACGTGTTCGCCGGGGCCGGAATAGTGGACGGCTCCAGGGCGGATGACGAATGGCTCGAAACAGAGCAGAAGATGCGA contains:
- a CDS encoding isochorismate synthase; protein product: MDWISRLDTPEHFYFSGKEGDYEAAGAGCCEVLQDCLIEEAEARLVELWKTFPEVIVFSGMSFFGDGPSPGEWDGFGALRLTVPLLEITRRNGETRLAANGLSMAGEAPESAVKRLKERLAVLREFDSRDAPSGFPGTVFADEVPGRPGWDKMMARTLNEIRSGNIDKAVLSRKRVLVAERAWPVFGIMGSLKAVRDKSFVFLYKISREKAFLGRSPERLLKVSGRAISVDAVAGTRPRGATPAADRAFARELLESMKELSEHRIVSGCIREQMEKITVNPTISDTESLLALENVQHIITRHSGTLKNGRSVLNTLRCFHPTPAVGGYPSLKALSLLFENEPHERGWFAAPIGWMNGHDADFAVGIRSALVAGNALHVFAGAGIVDGSRADDEWLETEQKMRTIIGASEGF